The Ectothiorhodospiraceae bacterium BW-2 nucleotide sequence AAAGGAGCTCGATATCGACTATGTGCAGGGCTATGGTGTCTCTAGGCCCGTCCCACTAGAGGAGGTACTAGCTCGCTACCGTCCCCCCTCCCCAACCCAACCAACCCCATAAAGAGTAGAACTGAAACGATGCAGGCAACGATTGAGTGGCAACAGAAGATGACCTTTCGGGCCAGTGATGAGCGAGGCCATTCGCTAATCCTCGACGCACCCGCTATGGTAGGCGGTGACGATAACGGCTTTCGCCCCAAACAGCTACTACTCGACGCCCTCGGTGGCTGTACCGCCATGGATGTCATCTCCATCCTGACCAAAATGGGGCAGGTGCCGAAGCAGTTTCGGGTCGAAGTGAGTGCCCAGGAGGCGAGCGAACACCCCAAAGAGTTAAGCCACTTCCATCTACACTACATTGTCAGCGGTGAGGTGGCTGAAGAGAAGCTAAAACGGGCGATAGAGCTATCGCAACAGCGCTACTGCCCCGTGAGCGCCATGTTTGGCCGCTTTACCACCATTAGCTACGACATTAGTTACCAATAACCCTAGGAACCTCTCCCCCTCATGGCCACCGATATTCACGCCCAACGACTCCTTATTCTCGACTTTGGCTCCCAATATACCCAACTGATCGCCCGCCGAGTACGCGAGGCGGGGGTCTATTGCGAACTCCACCCCTACGATATGGCACTAGAGGCGATTAAAGAGTTTAACCCCAACGGCATTATCCTCTCCGGAGGGCCAGAGAGCACCACCGCAACCGCCGCACCACAAGTCGATCCGGCGCTGTTTACCATGGATGTTCCCATCCTCGGTATCTGCTACGGTATGCAGACGATGGCAGCTCAACTCGGCGGGCGGGTTGAAAGCAGTGAGAAGCACGAATATGGCTACGCCCAAGTACGCGCCCACGGCCATACGGCACTATTAAAAGATATCGAAGACCATGTCAGTACCGAAGGGTACGGCCTACTTGATGTCTGGATGAGCCACGGTGACCGCGTCACCACCCTGCCTGAGGGGTTTATCGTCATGGCCTCGACCGATTCGGCCCCCATTGCCGCGATGGCCGATGAGAGCCGTCAATTTTATGCGCTACAGTTTCACCCAGAAGTGACCCACACCCCTCAGGGGCAGCGCATTATTGAGCGCTTTGTCCACCAGATCTGCCGCTGCAAACCGCTCTGGACGGCGGGGAATATTATCGAAGATGCCATTGCGACCCTGCGCCACCAAATCGGCACCGAAGAGGTTATTTTAGGACTATCGGGAGGGGTAGATAGCTCCGTCGTCGCCGCCCTGCTCCACCGCGCTATCGGCGCACAACTTAGCTGCGTCTTTGTCGATAACGGCCTACTGCGCTATCGCGAAGGGGATCAAGTGATGGCCACCTTTGCCGACCATCTAGGGGTTAAAGTCATTCGCATCGATGCCGAAGAGCGCTTTTTAACCGCCCTCAAAGGGGAGAGCGATCCGGAAAGAAAACGCAAACTCATCGGCAACCTCTTTGTGACCATTTTTGAAGAGGAGGCGGCCAAACTAGCCAACGCTACCTGGCTAGCCCAAGGCACGATCTACCCCGATGTGATAGAGTCGGCCGGTGCCCAGAGCGGCAAAGCCCACCTCATTAAATCGCACCATAATGTCGGCGGCCTACCAGAGTGGATGAATCTAAAGCTGTGTGAGCCACTACGGGAGCTATTTAAAGATGAGGTACGAAGAGTCGGCATCGAACTCGGACTCCCCTACGATATGGTCTATCGCCACCCCTTTCCCGGGCCGGGGCTTGGGGTTAGAATTTTAGGCGAGGTCAAAAAGGAGTATGCCGAGCTGCTCCGCCTTGCAGACCATATCTTCATCGAAGAGCTCCAGCGCCACCAGCTCTACCACAAGACCTCCCAAGCCTTTGCCGTCTTCCTCCCCATCAAATCGGTAGGGGTCACCGGCGATGGTCGTCGCTACCAATATGTCATCGCCCTTAGAGCAGTTGAGACGATTGACTTTATGACCGCTCGCTGGGCTCAGCTACCGTATGAGTTTTTAGATCATGTCTGCCGTCGCATTGTCAACGAAATTGATGGCCTCTCCCGCGTGGTTTACGATATTACCGGCAAGCCGCCGGGGACGATTGAGTGGGAGTAGCCATAAGAGCGCCACTGTCGCTCCCCTCCCCCGATCACTACTGGATGGGGCTCGCCCTACAGCAGGCCCACCTTGCCGCCGCCGCCGATGAGGTACCTGTCGGCGCGCTACTGATTCAAGATAATAACCTACTTGCAGCGGGGTATAACCAGCCGATTCGTCGCTGTGATCCGACCGCTCATGCCGAAATCGTCGTACTGCGCCAAGCGGCAAAGCGAGTCGGTAACTACCGGCTGCCGGCCACCACCCTCTACACCACCCTCGAACCGTGCCCGATGTGTGCCGGAGCGATTTTACACGCCCGCATCCGGCGGGTTGTCTTCGCGACCGCCGATCCTCGCAGTGGCTGCGGCGGCTCGCTCTACTCGCTGCTAGATGATCCCCGCTTTAACCATCGCTGCCAAGTCACCGCGCACATTTTGCAGCCCCAGAGCGCCCAATTATTGCGAGAATTCTTTCGCAAACGCAGAAAAAATTAATTTTTTTTGTAAAACTTTTTGCGCATCAGACAGGGAAAAATCGAATTTTGTAATCAAAGTCACAATTTTTTCATTCACTTAACGGAATTAATTGGCACTCTCCAGTTTCGAGTGCTAAGATAATCACTGCTTGCATTTTATTCCTGACTACTTTACTATGGTATTTAGTTTAAGATGATGACTAAAAGGGAGAGACGAGATGAGACAGTTAGAGTTAGCAGTAGGTTCACCTATCGGCAGTATCGATTCCTATACCCACGCCATTAACCAAATTCCGATGTTAACGGTAGAGGAGGAGCGAGAGCTAGCCATCCGTCTGCAAGAGAGTGAAGATATTGAGGCGGCTCGCAAGTTGGTGATGTCCCATCTGCGCTTTGTCGTCCATATTGCTCGCGGCTATAGTGGATATGGGCTCGCGCACGCCGATCTGATTCAAGAGGGGAATGTGGGCTTAATGAAGGCGGTCAAACGCTTCGATCCTAGCCACAATGTTCGCCTAGTATCGTTTGCCGTCCACTGGATTCGCGCCGAAATTCATGAGTTTATCCTCAAAAACTGGCGCGTGGTTAAAGTGGCGACCACAAAGGCGCAACGCAAGCTATTTTTCAATCTGCGTAGCTCCAAAACTCGCCTCGGCTGGTTCTCGCCCGATGAGGTGGAGATGGTCGCTAACGAGCTAGGGGTAACGCAAAAAGATGTGCTGGAGATGGAGTCTCGTTTAAGCGGCAAAGATATCGGTTTTGATGGCGAAGCGGATGATGATGATGACGATAGCGCCATCATCGCCCCCTCTAGCTACCTGCAAGATAGCCGCTACGAACCGGCGGCTCAAATTGAGCAGGAGAACTGGA carries:
- a CDS encoding OsmC family peroxiredoxin is translated as MQATIEWQQKMTFRASDERGHSLILDAPAMVGGDDNGFRPKQLLLDALGGCTAMDVISILTKMGQVPKQFRVEVSAQEASEHPKELSHFHLHYIVSGEVAEEKLKRAIELSQQRYCPVSAMFGRFTTISYDISYQ
- a CDS encoding glutamine-hydrolyzing GMP synthase, whose translation is MATDIHAQRLLILDFGSQYTQLIARRVREAGVYCELHPYDMALEAIKEFNPNGIILSGGPESTTATAAPQVDPALFTMDVPILGICYGMQTMAAQLGGRVESSEKHEYGYAQVRAHGHTALLKDIEDHVSTEGYGLLDVWMSHGDRVTTLPEGFIVMASTDSAPIAAMADESRQFYALQFHPEVTHTPQGQRIIERFVHQICRCKPLWTAGNIIEDAIATLRHQIGTEEVILGLSGGVDSSVVAALLHRAIGAQLSCVFVDNGLLRYREGDQVMATFADHLGVKVIRIDAEERFLTALKGESDPERKRKLIGNLFVTIFEEEAAKLANATWLAQGTIYPDVIESAGAQSGKAHLIKSHHNVGGLPEWMNLKLCEPLRELFKDEVRRVGIELGLPYDMVYRHPFPGPGLGVRILGEVKKEYAELLRLADHIFIEELQRHQLYHKTSQAFAVFLPIKSVGVTGDGRRYQYVIALRAVETIDFMTARWAQLPYEFLDHVCRRIVNEIDGLSRVVYDITGKPPGTIEWE
- the tadA gene encoding tRNA adenosine(34) deaminase TadA, encoding MRAPLSLPSPDHYWMGLALQQAHLAAAADEVPVGALLIQDNNLLAAGYNQPIRRCDPTAHAEIVVLRQAAKRVGNYRLPATTLYTTLEPCPMCAGAILHARIRRVVFATADPRSGCGGSLYSLLDDPRFNHRCQVTAHILQPQSAQLLREFFRKRRKN
- the rpoH gene encoding RNA polymerase sigma factor RpoH, translating into MRQLELAVGSPIGSIDSYTHAINQIPMLTVEEERELAIRLQESEDIEAARKLVMSHLRFVVHIARGYSGYGLAHADLIQEGNVGLMKAVKRFDPSHNVRLVSFAVHWIRAEIHEFILKNWRVVKVATTKAQRKLFFNLRSSKTRLGWFSPDEVEMVANELGVTQKDVLEMESRLSGKDIGFDGEADDDDDDSAIIAPSSYLQDSRYEPAAQIEQENWTEHNNSRLYSAIENLDARSQDILSSRWLAEKKSTLQELADKYGVSAERIRQLEKNALTKLQGMLAPSPA